A genomic window from Aestuariirhabdus litorea includes:
- the trxB gene encoding thioredoxin-disulfide reductase, giving the protein MSDTKHARLIILGAGPAGYTAAVYAARANLNPVLITGIQPGGQLTTTTEIDNWPSGAEGLQGPELMERMREHAERFDTEIVYDHINQADLSERPFKLKGDSGEYSCDALIIATGATALYLGLPSEEAFMGKGVSACATCDGFFYKNQKVAVVGGGNTAVEEALYLANIASEVTLIHRRDKLRCEKILQDKLFEKAENGNVRLQWNHTLEEVLGDASGVTGARIKHTESGETKDLDVAGIFIAIGHKPNTDLFAGQLEMKDGFLKVISGTEGNATQTNIPGIFAAGDVADHIYRQAITSAGTGCMAALDAERFLDEE; this is encoded by the coding sequence ATGAGCGACACCAAACACGCCCGTCTGATCATCCTCGGCGCCGGCCCGGCCGGCTACACGGCCGCCGTCTATGCCGCACGCGCCAACCTGAACCCGGTACTGATTACAGGCATTCAACCCGGCGGGCAGCTCACCACCACCACCGAGATCGATAACTGGCCCTCCGGCGCCGAAGGTCTTCAGGGGCCAGAGCTGATGGAGCGTATGCGCGAACACGCCGAACGCTTTGACACCGAGATAGTCTACGACCACATTAACCAGGCGGACCTCAGCGAGCGCCCCTTTAAGCTTAAGGGTGACAGCGGCGAGTACAGCTGCGACGCCCTGATTATCGCCACCGGCGCCACCGCCCTCTACCTTGGGCTGCCCTCCGAAGAGGCGTTTATGGGCAAAGGGGTTAGCGCCTGCGCCACCTGCGATGGTTTCTTTTACAAAAACCAGAAAGTCGCCGTGGTCGGTGGCGGCAATACCGCAGTTGAGGAGGCTCTCTACCTCGCCAACATAGCCTCCGAGGTGACCCTGATCCATCGCCGCGACAAATTGCGCTGCGAGAAAATCCTGCAGGACAAGCTGTTCGAAAAGGCCGAGAACGGCAACGTTCGCCTTCAGTGGAACCACACGCTGGAGGAGGTTCTGGGTGATGCCAGTGGCGTCACTGGTGCTCGCATCAAGCACACCGAGAGCGGCGAAACCAAAGACCTGGATGTTGCCGGCATTTTTATTGCCATCGGCCACAAACCCAACACCGACCTTTTTGCTGGCCAGCTGGAGATGAAAGACGGTTTCCTTAAGGTCATCAGCGGAACCGAGGGCAACGCCACCCAGACCAACATCCCCGGGATTTTCGCAGCCGGCGACGTAGCGGATCACATCTATCGGCAGGCGATCACCTCAGCCGGCACAGGCTGCATGGCCGCACTGGACGCTGAGCGTTTCCTGGACGAAGAGTAA
- the aat gene encoding leucyl/phenylalanyl-tRNA--protein transferase, whose product MPRLPWLDENLVQFPPPQQALDDPNGLLAAGGNLSPTTLLNAYSQGIFPWFSEGEPILWWSPAPRCVLFPGDLHISRSLHKTLRRHPYQLSMDRAFPTVMQECAGPRNYTDQTWINSQMQDAYSELHRQGYAHSVECWQQGELVGGLYGVAIDRVFFGESMFSRAPNASKIALVHLCGQLQKQGYQLIDCQVESPHLRSLGSTTMDRHSFCDLLDKFAKLPPAGAELSRPLPWKLDWNYDG is encoded by the coding sequence ATGCCTCGCCTGCCATGGCTCGATGAAAACCTGGTCCAGTTTCCCCCACCTCAGCAAGCCCTGGACGATCCCAACGGCTTGCTTGCGGCGGGGGGAAACCTCTCACCCACAACCTTACTCAACGCCTACAGCCAGGGCATATTCCCCTGGTTTAGCGAAGGTGAACCCATTCTTTGGTGGTCTCCCGCCCCGCGCTGCGTTCTCTTTCCCGGTGACCTCCACATCTCGAGATCCCTGCACAAAACCTTAAGGCGACACCCCTACCAACTGTCGATGGATCGCGCCTTCCCCACCGTCATGCAAGAGTGCGCCGGCCCTCGCAACTACACCGATCAAACCTGGATTAACTCGCAGATGCAGGACGCGTACTCCGAGCTTCACCGCCAGGGTTATGCGCACTCGGTTGAGTGCTGGCAACAGGGGGAACTGGTCGGGGGACTGTATGGGGTCGCTATCGACAGGGTGTTTTTTGGCGAGTCCATGTTCAGCCGCGCGCCCAACGCCTCCAAAATTGCACTGGTACACCTGTGCGGACAGCTACAGAAGCAGGGTTACCAGCTCATCGACTGCCAGGTGGAAAGCCCCCACCTGCGCTCACTGGGATCAACCACCATGGATCGGCATTCGTTCTGTGACCTGCTCGATAAATTTGCCAAACTCCCACCCGCTGGCGCAGAATTAAGTCGGCCTTTGCCATGGAAACTTGACTGGAATTACGACGGATAG
- a CDS encoding arginyltransferase — translation MSNLKELRFYTTPPHNCSYLDAQQATTLFLDPEVELDNALYSQLSNFGFRRSGKHLYRPHCGECNACIPIRIPASRAVPSSSQRRILNRNRHLTCIQKPARYEEEHFQLYERYINSRHGDGDMAPPTPSQYESFLTSSWEFCHLYEFHDGDDLVAVSVTDRLEDGLSAIYTFFCPDRTKDSLGSYCILKQLEFCRQLNLPYLYLGYWIKQCKKMSYKSKYRPLELLIDNQWMELR, via the coding sequence ATGTCTAACCTGAAAGAGCTGCGCTTTTACACCACCCCGCCCCACAACTGCAGCTACCTCGATGCACAGCAGGCCACCACTCTGTTTCTCGACCCTGAGGTCGAGCTGGATAACGCACTCTATAGCCAACTCTCAAACTTCGGTTTTCGTCGCAGTGGCAAACACCTCTACCGTCCCCATTGCGGGGAATGCAACGCCTGCATCCCCATCCGGATCCCGGCCAGTCGCGCCGTGCCCAGCTCAAGCCAGAGAAGGATTCTTAACCGCAATCGCCACCTCACCTGCATCCAGAAACCGGCACGCTACGAGGAGGAACACTTCCAACTCTATGAGCGTTACATCAATAGTCGCCACGGTGATGGCGACATGGCCCCCCCCACCCCATCCCAATACGAATCCTTCCTGACCAGCAGTTGGGAGTTTTGCCATCTCTACGAGTTCCATGACGGGGACGACCTGGTGGCGGTATCAGTGACGGACCGGCTGGAGGATGGACTCTCGGCCATCTATACCTTTTTTTGCCCGGACCGGACCAAAGACAGCCTCGGCAGCTACTGCATCCTCAAACAGCTGGAATTTTGTCGTCAGCTTAACCTGCCCTACCTCTATCTGGGGTACTGGATAAAGCAGTGCAAAAAAATGAGTTACAAGAGCAAATATCGCCCCCTTGAGCTGCTGATTGACAACCAGTGGATGGAGCTGAGATAA
- the infA gene encoding translation initiation factor IF-1: MAKEDSIEMEGTVIDTLPNTMFRVELDNGHVVTAHISGKMRKNYIRILTGDKVRVELTPYDLSKGRITYRAR; the protein is encoded by the coding sequence ATGGCAAAAGAAGATTCGATTGAAATGGAAGGGACCGTTATTGATACCCTTCCCAACACCATGTTTCGCGTCGAGCTGGATAACGGCCACGTTGTAACGGCTCACATTTCAGGCAAGATGCGAAAAAACTACATCCGCATCCTGACCGGCGATAAGGTGCGTGTAGAACTCACCCCTTACGACCTCTCCAAGGGCCGCATTACCTACCGCGCCCGTTAA
- the clpA gene encoding ATP-dependent Clp protease ATP-binding subunit ClpA: MLNKELEVTLNLAFKDARMKRHEFMTVEHLLLALLDNQAALSVLNACGADMERLRRDLTEFVDSTTPLIPSSDEERETQPTLGFQRVLQRAVFHVQSSGKREVTGANVLVAIFSEQESQAVYFLKQQSIARIDVVNYIAHGISRVQGSHSHGDADQHESVEEESGQEGGANPLESFATNLNELAQKGKIDPLVGRDLELERVSQILIRRRKNNPLLVGEAGVGKTAVAEGLAKRIVDGEVPEILSEATVYSLDLGALLAGTKYRGDFEKRFKQLLGELSKREHAILFIDEIHTIIGAGAASGGVMDASNLLKPLLTSGTIRCIGSTTFQEFRGIFEKDRALARRFQKVDVNEPSVADTFEILKGLKSRFEQHHQIKYKNAALKAAAELADRYINDRHMPDKAIDVIDEAGAYQRLQPEARRRKSIGVAEVEAIVAKIARIPPKSVSSSDKEILETLERNLKLVVFGQDEAIRSLATAIKLSRAGLKSPEKPVGSFLFSGPTGVGKTEVSRQLSEGLGIELVRFDMSEYMERHTVSRLIGAPPGYVGFDQGGLLTEAINKNPHCVLLLDEIEKAHPEVFNLLLQVMDHGTLTDNNGRKADFRNVIIIMTTNAGAETIARTSIGFTEQDHSTDGMEAIKKLFTPEFRNRLDGIIQFGTLSTESIKRVVDKFLTELQAQLDDKKVQLEVDDEAREWLAVRGYDKLMGARPMARLIQDSIKRPLAEEILFGDLSIAGGTAFVTIRDGELAINAEAAA; the protein is encoded by the coding sequence ATGCTGAATAAAGAGTTGGAAGTGACGCTCAACTTGGCGTTCAAAGACGCACGGATGAAACGCCACGAGTTTATGACCGTCGAGCATCTTCTGTTGGCCTTGCTGGACAATCAGGCGGCTCTGAGTGTGCTGAACGCCTGCGGAGCCGATATGGAGCGCCTTCGACGGGACCTGACCGAGTTTGTGGACTCCACCACTCCCCTGATACCCAGCAGCGATGAAGAGCGGGAAACGCAGCCCACCCTCGGGTTTCAGCGTGTTCTACAGCGTGCCGTCTTTCATGTGCAGAGCTCCGGCAAACGTGAAGTCACGGGAGCCAACGTTCTGGTGGCCATCTTCAGTGAGCAGGAGAGCCAGGCGGTCTATTTTTTGAAGCAGCAAAGCATCGCCCGCATCGATGTGGTCAATTATATTGCGCACGGTATATCCCGGGTGCAGGGCTCTCACAGCCATGGCGACGCAGACCAGCACGAAAGTGTTGAGGAGGAGTCTGGCCAGGAGGGAGGAGCTAACCCGCTGGAGAGCTTTGCCACCAATCTTAATGAGCTGGCACAAAAAGGGAAGATTGACCCCCTGGTCGGGCGTGACCTTGAACTTGAGCGGGTCTCTCAAATCCTGATCCGCCGGCGCAAGAATAACCCCCTGCTGGTGGGGGAGGCGGGTGTCGGCAAGACCGCAGTGGCGGAGGGGTTGGCTAAACGCATTGTCGACGGGGAGGTCCCCGAGATCCTGTCGGAGGCCACAGTCTACTCCCTGGACCTGGGAGCCTTGCTGGCGGGGACCAAATACCGGGGTGACTTTGAGAAGCGCTTCAAGCAGCTCTTGGGTGAACTGAGCAAGCGCGAGCACGCTATCCTCTTTATTGACGAGATCCATACCATTATCGGTGCGGGAGCTGCCTCCGGCGGGGTCATGGATGCCTCCAACCTGCTTAAGCCATTACTGACCTCGGGCACGATCCGTTGTATAGGGTCCACCACCTTCCAGGAGTTCCGTGGCATCTTTGAAAAGGACCGGGCGCTGGCGCGGCGGTTCCAGAAGGTGGATGTCAACGAACCTTCGGTGGCCGACACCTTTGAGATCCTGAAAGGGCTGAAAAGCCGCTTTGAGCAGCACCACCAGATCAAGTACAAAAATGCGGCCTTAAAAGCCGCCGCTGAACTGGCGGACCGCTATATCAACGATCGTCACATGCCCGACAAGGCGATTGATGTGATTGATGAGGCGGGGGCCTATCAGCGCCTGCAGCCTGAAGCGCGCCGTCGTAAGTCAATCGGTGTTGCAGAGGTGGAAGCTATCGTGGCCAAGATCGCCCGTATTCCGCCAAAAAGTGTCTCCTCCTCCGACAAGGAGATTCTCGAAACCCTTGAACGTAATCTCAAGCTGGTGGTGTTCGGGCAGGACGAGGCGATTCGCTCCCTGGCTACCGCGATCAAGCTGTCGAGGGCGGGCCTCAAGTCTCCCGAGAAGCCGGTGGGCTCTTTCCTTTTCTCAGGCCCCACCGGTGTCGGTAAGACGGAGGTCAGTCGTCAGCTGTCAGAGGGGTTAGGCATAGAGTTGGTTCGCTTTGACATGTCGGAGTATATGGAGCGTCATACCGTGTCACGGTTGATTGGTGCGCCTCCCGGTTATGTCGGCTTTGACCAGGGCGGTCTCCTGACCGAGGCGATCAATAAGAATCCCCATTGTGTGCTGCTGCTGGATGAGATCGAGAAGGCGCACCCTGAAGTCTTCAATCTGCTGCTGCAGGTAATGGATCACGGCACTTTGACCGATAACAACGGTCGTAAGGCGGACTTCCGCAACGTGATTATCATTATGACCACCAATGCCGGGGCTGAAACCATTGCCCGTACCTCGATCGGCTTTACCGAGCAGGATCACAGTACCGACGGTATGGAGGCGATCAAGAAACTGTTCACACCGGAGTTCCGTAACCGCCTTGACGGGATTATCCAGTTCGGTACGCTCTCTACTGAAAGCATCAAACGCGTGGTGGACAAGTTCCTCACCGAACTGCAGGCGCAGCTGGATGACAAGAAAGTTCAGTTGGAGGTCGATGATGAGGCGCGTGAATGGCTTGCGGTACGCGGGTACGACAAGCTGATGGGCGCCAGGCCCATGGCTCGTCTGATTCAGGACAGCATCAAGCGCCCCTTGGCGGAGGAGATACTCTTCGGGGATTTATCGATCGCCGGCGGTACGGCTTTTGTGACGATCAGGGATGGAGAGTTGGCGATCAACGCCGAAGCCGCTGCCTAG
- the clpS gene encoding ATP-dependent Clp protease adapter ClpS, with amino-acid sequence MGKVFDVRLTLGGKEGEEQDGNLALAPAKPKLKPPPMYKVVLMNDDYTPMDFVVEVLELFFNMNREKATQVMLTVHTQGKGVCGIFTRDIAETKAEQVNQYSRECEHPLQCKIERE; translated from the coding sequence ATGGGTAAAGTTTTTGATGTTCGTCTAACATTAGGTGGAAAGGAGGGGGAGGAGCAGGATGGCAACCTGGCGTTGGCACCCGCCAAGCCAAAGTTGAAGCCGCCTCCGATGTATAAAGTGGTGCTAATGAATGACGACTATACGCCGATGGATTTTGTCGTTGAGGTGTTGGAACTCTTTTTTAACATGAACCGTGAAAAAGCCACTCAGGTGATGCTCACGGTTCATACTCAGGGTAAGGGAGTCTGTGGAATCTTTACGCGTGATATCGCGGAAACTAAAGCGGAGCAAGTGAATCAATACTCTAGGGAGTGCGAACACCCTCTGCAATGTAAGATCGAACGGGAATAA
- the cspD gene encoding cold shock domain-containing protein CspD has translation MPIGKVKWFNNAKGYGFILPEGSDEDLFAHYSSIQMDGYKTLKAGQDVSFDILQGPKGLHAINITATEPAVSKPTADTENTSQEVETLYSET, from the coding sequence ATGCCTATTGGTAAAGTAAAGTGGTTTAACAATGCCAAAGGGTATGGTTTTATTCTGCCGGAGGGCAGCGACGAAGATCTTTTCGCTCACTACTCATCCATCCAGATGGATGGCTACAAGACACTCAAGGCCGGTCAGGATGTCAGCTTCGATATCTTGCAGGGCCCCAAAGGTCTTCACGCCATCAACATTACCGCCACGGAGCCGGCAGTCAGCAAACCAACAGCAGACACAGAGAACACAAGTCAGGAGGTAGAAACCCTATACAGCGAGACTTGA
- the moaE gene encoding molybdopterin synthase catalytic subunit MoaE — MKIQIQQEDFSIEEEVAALRAGQPSVGAVVTFTGVVRDLNLDTGVSALELECYPAMVEKTLSNIVAEAMQRWQVMDATVIHRIGRLEVEAQIVFVGVTSLHRGDAFAACEFIMDFLKTDAPFWKKEHSVQGARWLDARSCDQQARHRWDSSGREE; from the coding sequence ATGAAGATCCAGATCCAGCAGGAGGACTTCAGTATTGAGGAGGAGGTGGCCGCCCTGCGGGCTGGTCAGCCCTCGGTCGGTGCTGTTGTTACCTTCACGGGGGTAGTTCGGGATCTCAACCTGGACACAGGCGTCTCCGCTTTGGAGTTGGAGTGTTACCCCGCGATGGTGGAAAAGACGCTGTCCAACATAGTGGCTGAGGCCATGCAGCGCTGGCAGGTGATGGATGCCACCGTAATTCACCGCATCGGCCGGTTGGAGGTGGAGGCGCAAATCGTCTTTGTGGGGGTGACCAGCCTGCACCGTGGCGATGCCTTTGCGGCTTGTGAGTTCATAATGGATTTTTTGAAGACCGACGCCCCTTTCTGGAAGAAAGAGCATTCTGTCCAGGGGGCTCGATGGTTGGACGCGCGTAGCTGCGATCAGCAGGCGCGTCATCGCTGGGATTCTTCGGGGCGGGAGGAATAA
- the moaC gene encoding cyclic pyranopterin monophosphate synthase MoaC, with translation MSQQRFTHLDEQGHAHMVDVTDKEVSERVAIAESWVSLNQETFELIAAGGIKKGDVLATARIAGIMAAKRCSDLIPLCHPLALTKVKVEFELHPRSHRIRIESLCKLAGRTGVEMEALTAASVAALTIYDMCKAVDKGILIESTRLLEKSGGKSGHWQREDGRA, from the coding sequence ATGAGCCAGCAGCGTTTTACTCACCTGGATGAGCAGGGGCACGCCCACATGGTGGATGTGACCGACAAAGAGGTCTCCGAGCGAGTGGCGATCGCTGAGTCCTGGGTATCCCTGAACCAGGAAACCTTTGAATTGATTGCGGCCGGCGGCATCAAGAAGGGGGATGTGCTGGCGACTGCGCGCATTGCAGGCATCATGGCGGCCAAGCGCTGCTCAGATCTGATACCACTCTGCCATCCACTGGCCCTGACCAAGGTGAAGGTAGAGTTTGAGCTACACCCCCGGAGCCATCGCATACGAATAGAGTCGCTGTGCAAGCTGGCTGGTCGCACCGGTGTTGAGATGGAAGCGCTCACGGCCGCCTCGGTGGCCGCCCTTACTATCTACGATATGTGCAAGGCGGTGGATAAAGGCATCCTGATCGAAAGCACTCGGCTGCTGGAGAAATCTGGCGGCAAGTCCGGTCACTGGCAGCGAGAGGATGGGCGGGCATGA
- a CDS encoding NUDIX hydrolase codes for MKWPPHITVATIVENQGSFLFVEELAGHERVLNQPAGHLEPGETLVQAAARETLEESCWEVRVESLIGIYIYHSPHNQTIYHRYCFAGRPLRERNDLHPDEAIKAVHWLTPEALDQHPAALRSPLVKRCLEDYLMGTRYPLDLIQEHG; via the coding sequence GTGAAATGGCCCCCCCATATTACCGTGGCAACTATTGTTGAGAACCAGGGGAGCTTCCTCTTTGTCGAGGAGCTCGCGGGCCACGAAAGGGTCCTGAACCAGCCCGCCGGGCACCTTGAACCCGGCGAAACACTGGTACAGGCCGCCGCCCGGGAAACCCTTGAGGAGAGCTGTTGGGAAGTGCGAGTTGAGAGCCTGATTGGCATCTACATCTACCACTCTCCCCACAACCAAACCATCTACCACCGTTACTGTTTTGCCGGCCGGCCACTTCGAGAGCGAAACGACCTGCACCCTGATGAGGCGATCAAGGCGGTTCACTGGCTAACACCTGAAGCGCTGGATCAGCACCCCGCAGCACTTCGCAGCCCACTTGTGAAAAGGTGCCTTGAGGACTACCTCATGGGCACTCGCTATCCATTGGATCTTATTCAGGAGCACGGGTAA
- the mnmA gene encoding tRNA 2-thiouridine(34) synthase MnmA, with the protein MSSNPHTKVIVGMSGGVDSSVSALLLQQQGYQVEGLFMKNWDEDDGTEYCTAKEDLKDAQLVCDKLGIKLHTANFAAEYWDNVFEHFLEEYRAGRTPNPDILCNREIKFKAFLDYALLLGADAIATGHYVRRRERNGHYELIKGLDSNKDQSYFLHAVGAEQIAKTLFPVGELEKPRVREIAEAHDLVTHNKKDSTGICFIGERRFKDFLKQYIPAQPGNIETPEGKVIGQHSGLMYHTLGQRQGLGIGGLKEAGEAPWYVVDKDLERNVLVAAQGSQHPLLFSDALLLSHIHWVSGEPPQLPASLNAKVRYRQSDQACQLTGDSEGGFRVEFDVPQRAVTPGQSVVFYDGDCCLGGGVIEKRIQSTRVTDEGL; encoded by the coding sequence ATGAGCAGCAACCCCCACACCAAGGTTATCGTCGGCATGTCCGGCGGTGTCGACTCCTCCGTTTCAGCCCTGCTGCTTCAGCAACAGGGCTACCAGGTCGAAGGCCTGTTCATGAAAAACTGGGACGAGGACGACGGCACCGAATACTGTACGGCGAAAGAGGACCTCAAAGACGCGCAACTGGTGTGCGACAAGCTGGGCATCAAACTGCACACAGCCAACTTCGCCGCCGAATACTGGGATAATGTCTTCGAGCACTTCCTCGAGGAGTACCGCGCAGGACGCACCCCCAACCCCGACATTCTCTGTAACCGGGAGATCAAGTTTAAAGCCTTTCTCGATTACGCCCTGCTGCTGGGGGCCGACGCCATTGCCACCGGTCACTATGTCCGTCGCCGCGAGCGCAATGGCCACTACGAGCTGATCAAGGGACTCGACAGCAACAAAGACCAGTCCTATTTCCTGCATGCGGTGGGAGCCGAGCAGATCGCCAAAACCCTGTTCCCGGTTGGGGAGCTGGAAAAACCACGTGTCAGGGAGATTGCTGAAGCCCACGATCTGGTTACCCACAACAAGAAGGACAGCACCGGCATCTGCTTTATCGGGGAGCGACGCTTCAAAGATTTCCTTAAGCAGTACATTCCAGCCCAGCCCGGCAATATTGAAACCCCGGAAGGCAAGGTAATCGGGCAGCACAGCGGCCTGATGTACCATACCCTGGGCCAGCGGCAGGGGCTGGGCATTGGTGGCCTGAAAGAGGCGGGGGAAGCCCCCTGGTACGTGGTCGACAAAGACCTTGAGCGTAACGTTCTGGTTGCCGCTCAAGGCAGCCAGCATCCGCTGCTTTTTTCCGATGCCCTGCTCCTCAGCCACATCCATTGGGTGAGCGGGGAGCCCCCGCAGCTTCCGGCCAGCCTCAACGCGAAAGTGCGCTATCGTCAAAGCGATCAAGCTTGCCAGCTAACGGGCGATAGCGAAGGCGGCTTCCGGGTCGAGTTTGACGTACCTCAGCGCGCGGTCACTCCAGGGCAGTCGGTTGTCTTTTACGACGGTGACTGCTGCCTGGGCGGAGGGGTAATTGAAAAGCGCATACAGTCCACCCGCGTCACTGATGAAGGCCTTTAA
- the hflD gene encoding high frequency lysogenization protein HflD encodes MSHNFQDQVLSLAGIFQSAVLVEKIARSGNAPTDSFECTLGSILVTNPDSVEAVYEGRHGLYLGLTHLKHVLERDRKAMSGDAIRYVLTLIQLEKKLSKNKEMMDVISNRLEQISQQRLHFEIGHENIIGALAALYQDTLSTFSTRIHVTGDVRHLQSSDNAQRIRACLLGGIRSAILWRQVGGYRWQLILGRKKMLACVEHLLRP; translated from the coding sequence ATGAGCCACAATTTTCAGGACCAGGTTCTCTCCCTTGCCGGCATTTTCCAATCCGCTGTACTGGTGGAGAAGATCGCCCGCAGTGGTAACGCTCCCACCGACAGTTTCGAGTGCACCCTGGGCAGCATTCTGGTGACCAACCCCGACTCGGTCGAAGCGGTTTATGAGGGGCGACACGGACTCTATCTGGGGCTAACCCACCTCAAACACGTACTGGAAAGAGACCGTAAGGCGATGTCGGGCGACGCGATACGTTACGTCCTAACCCTGATCCAACTGGAGAAAAAGCTCTCTAAAAACAAAGAGATGATGGATGTTATTAGCAACCGACTTGAACAAATAAGTCAGCAGCGCCTGCACTTTGAAATCGGCCACGAAAACATAATCGGTGCCCTCGCCGCACTCTATCAGGATACCTTGAGCACCTTTTCCACCCGTATCCATGTCACCGGTGACGTCCGCCACCTGCAAAGTAGCGACAACGCCCAGCGCATCCGCGCCTGTCTGCTGGGCGGCATTCGCTCCGCCATCCTTTGGCGTCAGGTGGGCGGGTATCGCTGGCAACTTATTTTAGGCCGCAAAAAAATGCTGGCCTGTGTCGAGCACCTTCTGCGCCCCTGA
- the purB gene encoding adenylosuccinate lyase has protein sequence MQLSPITAVSPIDGRYGSKTQSLRPVFSEFGLIRFRVIVEIRWLQCLANHPQVAEVPPLSPEANQQLNRIAEVFSEADAERIKEIERTTNHDVKAVEYFIKERLADNPELNAISEFVHFACTSEDINNLSHALMLSEGRDQCMLPVMEEIITAIKALAHDFAEQPMLSRTHGQTASPTTLGKEMANVAARLQRQLQQIAAIKPLGKINGAVGNYNAHLSAYPEVDWQANAQTFVGSLGLEWNPYTTQIEPHDYIAELYDAIARFNTILIDFDRDVWGYISQGYFKQKTIAGEVGSSTMPHKVNPIDFENSEGNLGIANAIMQHLASKLPISRWQRDLTDSTVLRNLGVGLGHSLIAYHATLKGISKLEVNAARLDSDLDNAWEVLAEPIQTVMRRYGIEQPYEKLKALTRGQTINQQTLEQFIDSLELPEHAKQQLKALTPANYIGNAADQARAI, from the coding sequence ATGCAACTCTCTCCTATTACAGCCGTCTCCCCTATTGATGGTCGCTATGGCAGCAAAACCCAAAGCCTGCGCCCGGTATTCAGTGAGTTCGGCCTGATCCGTTTTCGCGTTATCGTTGAGATTCGCTGGCTACAGTGTCTGGCAAACCACCCCCAGGTTGCCGAAGTTCCGCCATTGAGCCCGGAGGCAAACCAGCAACTTAACCGTATCGCCGAGGTGTTCAGCGAGGCCGATGCTGAGCGGATTAAGGAGATCGAGCGCACCACCAACCATGACGTCAAGGCGGTGGAGTACTTCATCAAGGAGCGTCTGGCCGACAATCCGGAGCTGAACGCCATCTCCGAATTTGTGCACTTTGCCTGCACCTCCGAGGACATCAACAACCTCTCCCACGCCCTGATGCTGTCCGAAGGGCGCGACCAGTGCATGCTGCCGGTAATGGAGGAGATCATCACCGCCATCAAGGCGCTCGCCCACGACTTTGCCGAGCAGCCCATGCTGTCGCGCACCCACGGGCAGACCGCCTCCCCGACCACCCTGGGCAAGGAGATGGCGAACGTCGCCGCCCGCCTGCAGCGACAGCTGCAGCAGATCGCCGCGATCAAGCCATTGGGTAAAATTAATGGGGCGGTGGGCAACTACAACGCTCACCTGTCAGCCTACCCGGAGGTGGACTGGCAAGCCAACGCCCAAACCTTTGTCGGGAGCCTCGGTCTCGAGTGGAACCCCTACACCACGCAGATTGAGCCCCACGACTATATCGCCGAGCTCTACGACGCCATCGCTCGTTTTAACACCATCCTTATCGACTTCGATCGCGATGTCTGGGGCTATATCTCCCAGGGCTACTTCAAGCAGAAGACCATCGCCGGTGAGGTGGGCTCCTCCACCATGCCCCACAAGGTCAACCCGATCGATTTCGAGAACTCCGAGGGCAACCTGGGGATCGCCAACGCCATCATGCAGCATCTGGCCAGCAAACTGCCAATCTCCCGCTGGCAGCGGGACCTCACCGACTCCACCGTACTGCGCAACCTCGGCGTCGGCCTGGGTCACAGCCTGATCGCCTACCATGCCACCCTCAAAGGCATCAGCAAGCTTGAGGTCAACGCCGCACGCCTCGATAGCGACCTGGATAACGCCTGGGAGGTACTCGCCGAGCCCATCCAGACCGTCATGCGCCGCTATGGCATCGAGCAGCCCTATGAAAAACTCAAGGCGCTGACCCGTGGCCAGACCATCAACCAGCAGACCCTGGAGCAGTTTATCGACAGCCTGGAGCTGCCCGAGCACGCCAAACAGCAGCTGAAGGCTCTGACCCCTGCTAACTACATCGGCAACGCGGCCGACCAGGCCCGCGCCATCTAG